ATCTCAGCACATACGAGACCGGCACCGAATTCTTTTACAGTCAGACGGAAAGCCGAGTTGCACACTCCGGCCATCGGAGCCAGTACAACACGGTTTTTCAGATCGATATCTCCAATTTTGAACATGATTGCACCTCCTTTTAAATCATTCAAACGTATATATTATTCGTGCTCCTGCCTGGGAGCCAATTCTTCCTGTGTTATGTTAAGCGCCAGTGCAATCTGCTCAATTAAAGCCGGTGCAGGCATGCGGTTTCCTCTTTCAATTTCACCTAATATCGAAACCGATACACCGAGCTCTCTCGCAAATCCTTCTTGCGTAAATCCTTTTAACTTTCGAAAAGCGCGAATACGTCTTCCCCATTTTTCTGCTTCCATATCCGTACTCCCTCTCTGTCAGGTATATCTTCCAGTATTGAAATTAAGGGCCTCTCCATCTTCGGAAGCCTGATGCTGGAATCAACCTCTAAAAGAGGAACAAGGACAAATGCTCTTTCATGCATCCGAGGATGAGGAACAATAAGCTTCTCTGTTTCAATATTTTCGTGATTATACAGCAAAATGTCAAGGTCTATTGTCCGGGGGCCCCAATGGATTTCCCTTTTTCTCCCAAGTTTTAATTCTATATCAAGGCATGCATCCAGCAATTTAAAGGGATTTAATCCTGTAGAAATTTGGATCGCCATATTTAAGAATTGTTCTTGATCTTCATACCCAACCGGGTCGGTTTCGTAAATAGATGAAGTATTTACCACTTGGGTATCCGGAAGCTGATCAATCAGCTCAATGGCTTCCTTCAAGTGTTCAAACCGGCTGCCGATGTTTGAGCCGAGTGCAATAAAAGCGGTATTCTTCATGATCTGCCTCTCGTAATTTCAACAGCAACTGATTGATAGTGGCCAGGAATGGGCGGATCAGGCTTGATTACTTTGACAGTCAGCTGCAGAATCAGCGGAAAACGCGAAAGAAGTTCTGCCGCCAGCTTTTCTGCTACAGCTTCAACCAGCTTATAAGGCTTTCCTTCCACAACCTCTTTGCAGACTGCATACAGCTCGCCATAGTTAATGGAGTCATCAAGATTATCTGTCTCCCCGGCTTTTTCAGATCTGCTTCCACGGTAAGGTCCACAGCAAAGCGCTGGCCAAGCCTCGTTTCTTCCTGAAAAACACCGTGGTAGCCATAAAACTCCATTCGGTTTACATAGATTTTATCCATTGTATTCACCTTTTCCCATTAAAGCGTCCATCATTTTAGCCATTCGGCTCATTTCCTTTACATCATGGATGCGGATCATCTGACATCCTTTTTGGATGCCGTAGCAAACTGTGGCCCCTGTTCCTTCCGTTCTTTCTTCTACCGGAAGGTCCAGGATGGTTCCGATCATCCGCTTTTTCGATGTTCCAAGCAGCACGGGATACCCAACGGCAACAAGCTTGTCCAAATCTCTCATCATTTGCAGGTTATAATTTAAGTCTTTGGCAAAACCGATGCCCGGGTCAAGGATAATCTTCTCGTCCTTAACACCGGCTGACTTTACAAGCGTGATGCTTTCATACAGATCATTCAGGACATCACGGAAAAATGAAGTGTATTCCATATCTTTGCGGTTATGCATTAAGATAATCGGCGCTTCCGTTTCCGCCGCGACGGAAGCCATCTGAGGATCCGCTTTGGCACCCCAGACATCATTGATAATATGAGCCCCGGCTCCAATGGCCTGCCTGGCGACTTCAGCTTTATAGGTATCAATTGATATTGGAACATCTACTTCCTTTGATATCGCCTCAATGACAGGAAGAACACGCTTCAGCTCTTCGTCTTCAGGCACCGGATCAAATCCCGGACGGGTTGATTCTCCCCCGACATCAATAATATCCGCTCCATTTTCAACCATTGCCAGAGCATGCTTGACTGCCAGATCCTGATGACTGTATTTGCCTCCATCCGAGAAGGAGTCTGGCGTTGCATTCAAAATCCCCATTACAATGGTTTTCTTTCCGTAATCCAACGTATACGGTCCACACTGAATTGTTGTTTTAGACATTATGAATCCTCCTACAGTTCATTCCTGCTCCATAAGTATTCACAGTGGTATTCATAGTGAATCTGGAGCTCTCTTGTTTTCTTGCCGGAAAGCCCTGGCATGGGATGGCCATCAAACATGCAAATCGGTACAATTTCCTGAATGGAGTTCGTTATAAAAACTTCATCTGCCCCAACTATAGCTTCCGGCCTATACATGCCTTCCTGGACATTCATCCCCAGTTTCTCTGCAAGCCTCATCACAAATCTTCGGGTAATGCCGTTAAGTATGCCAGTATCAAGCGAGGGCGTAAATAAATGGCCTCCATTAATCCAGAATAGATTCGAAGTGACCCCTTCGGCCAAAAAGCCTTCCTTTGTCAAAAATAACCCTTCTATGCCAGGGTCGTTTCCCGCTTCTTTTTTAGCCAGAATGTTATTTAAATAATGATGGGACTTCAGGCGTTCTGCCCCTTCGGGTGTATTGCGGGGAATCTTCAGCAGCACTGCCTGCTTTTCTGCGCCCGTATTCCTTGAAGAAAGCGGTTTGCAGAAAAGAATCGTATTCGGGTTTGTGTACGGAGCTGCCTGAAGGCCAATCTCCCCGTTTCCCGCTGACACATTCATCCGGATATAGGCATTCTTATAACCGTTTCTTTCAAGCAGCATCTCCAGCGCTCCAAGCACTTGTTCTCTTTTATAACTCGCATTGATATTCAGAACTTCCAGACTCCAATTCAGCCGTTCCAGATGATCATCCAGCAAAAAGGGATGACCATTATAGACACGGAATGTTTCGAACAGCCCCATACCATATAAAAAACCATGATCAAAAGGAGAAACCCTGGCCTCCTCTTTTCTGATAACTTCACCATTCATGTATATAAACAAGGTTAAATCCCCTCTGTCTGCAGTAAAGCTTTGTAATGCTGAATAAAATTCTGAAGGAGTTCCTTTCCGGCCGTCGTCATAATCGATTCCGGATGGAATTGGACACCTTCCAAAGGGAGCTCCTTATGGCGAATGGCCATAATTTCCCCTTCAGCTGTCCAGGCCGAGACCTCAAGGCAAGCTGGCAGAGTCTCCTTTTTTACAATCAGCGAATGGTAGCGGGTGGCAGGAAACGGATTGGGCAAGCCCTTAAAAATTGTTTTCCCATCATGAAAAATTTCGGAGGTTTTTCCATGCATGAGCCGCTCGGCCTGCACAACATCACCACCGAATACTTGAGCAATCGATTGATGTCCCAGACAAACGCCAAAAACAGGGATTTTGCCTGCAAAAGCTTCAATAGCTTTCAGACTGATGCCGGCTTCATTCGGGCTGCACGGCCCCGGAGAGATCATTAGGAACTTCGGCTGCAAACTGCCTATTTCAGAAATAGAGGTTTCATCGTTTCTTTTTACAACCAGCTCTTCGCCTAATTCACCGAGATACTGTACGAGATTATACGTAAAAGAGTCGTAATTATCGATCATATAAATCATAGCTGATCCCCTTTTGCCTGTTCTGCAAGTTCTTTTGCTTTCCAAAGAGCAATTGCTTTTTTCAGCGACTCTTTGTATTCATTTTTAGGATTGGAATCAATAACAATGCCGGCACCAGCCTGCACATGGGCCTGTCCTTCTTTAACAAGCATGGTCCGGATGATAATATTCAGTTCCAGGTCGCCGCTGAAATTGATCCAGCCAAGAGAGCCGGTGTATGGGCCCCTTGTGACCGGTTCAAGTTCTTCAATGATTTCCATGGTCCTTACCTTTGGCGCTCCTGTAATGGTCCCTCCCGGAAATACAGCGTCGATGATATCAACAGCATTCTTCCCGTCTGCCAGCTCTCCTTTTACATTGGAGACAATATGCATCACATGTGAGTATTTTTCAATGACCATGAACTCATCCACTGTAACGGTACCATATTTGCAGACTCTTCCAAGGTCATTTCGCTCCAGATCGACCAGCATCACGTGCTCTGCGCGCTCTTTCTCATTTTCAATCAGTTCACTGGCGAGTTTGAGGTCCTCCTCATGGTCCTTCCCGCGGGATCTTGTCCCGGCAATCGGCCGCGTGCTGACGGTGTTTCCTTTTTCTTAATCAGCAGTTCCGGGGATCCGCTTACAAGCTGGTATCCCGGAGTGTGAAAATACCCCATGTACGGAGAAGGGTTTAACACTCTCAGCTGCTCGTATACCTCCATTGCCTGAATATGAATTGGGCGGCTTTGGCGTACCGAGAGATTTACCTGAAAGACATCTCCCTGTGAAATATACTCCTGAATACTCCTGACGGCAGCCATGAATTCTTCTTCATTCATGGATACACCCAGTGTATTTTCAGCCTGATTGTATTCCGCTTTCGCAGAAGGCTCCTCACTTTCATTCTTCCATCTCTGCTCCCAATTCTCTGCCCATTCCCCAATCGAGTGCTCTTCCCCTTTTTCGTATAAGAAAATCAGCCAGAGCTCTTTGGTTTCATGGTCAAAGACAAAGCATTCTTTATAAATAAAAAAATGAATATCAGGTATCTGCAGATCATCTTGAGCCTCATTTGGAAGCTTTTCGATATAACGCGCGTAATCATAGCTGATAAACCCTATTGCTCCTCCCTGAAAGTCAGGAAGTTCATCGAGCTTATCTGCTTTATATTGATTAAGCCATTCCTGCATCAAATGAAGGGGGTTGCCTTCCAGCACCTGTTTTTCGCCGTCTCTCAAAATTTCAAGTTCTGAATTTTTGCCTGTTAAAATAGCTTCCGGCTCAAAGGCTGCGATACTGTACCTGCCGCCACGTCCGCTTTCGAGCAGAACATGATGCGCCAATCCCTCCGACAGCGAGCGGTATTGGCGGAAAAACCGATTATATGTATAAGGTATTTTTTTGGCATGGATGTGAAGCTGCTTCAATGATTGTCACCCCTATATATTTCTCTTTTTTCATCATACATGATGTAGGGCATGCTTTCATAATTTTTATTATACGAAACAAAAGCGGAAGCGCCTTGCCCGCGAAAGATGGCAGACTAAGAACGCCCACGTCCTGTGGCAACGTCTGCATAACCCGCATCCTCCAAAAAGCTGTCGATGTTTATGCTGACGAAGCCTTCCTTGTCCTGCGGGCCTCAGGCATAAGACGATTCCTGTAAGAAGGTTCTTTTTTCTGAAAGGAAATGGTTTAGACCTGAGAGTCCCCAGGAGCCGAAACTAGACAAGCTTGTGACCTCGAGGGGGTAGGCGCTGGAGCTAGATGCAGACACTCTTCCACAGAGTTATTTACATCGTTCAATTTTGCAGTCGCCCCATACAAAAAAACAGCGGTCATTGGAGACCGCTGTCATATCATTATTCAGCTTCAAATTGGTATAAAGGAGTACTTAAATAACGCTCGCCGTTACTTGGGATAATCGCCAGAACTTTTTTCCCTTTTCCAAGCTCTTTGGCAACTTTTAGGGCCGCACTGATCGCCGCACCAGAGGAAATGCCTCCTAGGATTCCTTCTTCCTTGGCCGCGCGGCGGGCATATTCAAATGCCTCATCGTTTGTAATTTGAATCACTTCATCATAAATCTTTGTATCCAGGGTATCCGGTACAAATCCTGCTCCAATGCCCTGGATTTTATGAGGACCCGGCTTTCCGCCTGATAGTACAGGAGAATCGGTTGGTTCAACTGCGTAAATTTTGATGTTTTTATATTTTTCTTTAAGCACTTGGCCGGCACCTGTAATCGTTCCGCCTGTACCGATTCCGGATATGAATGCATCAAGCTGGTCGCCCATCTGCTCTGTAATTTCAGGTCCTGTTGTTAAACGGTGAATTTCAGGGTTCGCAGGGTTTTCAAACTGCTGAGGCACGAAATAGCCATTTTCCTTTGCCAGTTCCTGCGCCTTGCGGATCGCACCGCCCATTCCTTCCGGTCCAGGTGTGAGTACAAGGTCGGCCCCGTAAGCACGAAGTAAATTTCGGCGCTCCATACTCATCGTCTCCGGCATGACAAGAACCGCTTTATAGCCTTTTGCTGCTGCAATCATCGCTAATCCGATTCCTGTATTTCCACTTGTCGGTTCAATAATGGTATCACCTGGTTTAAGGCTTCCATCTTTCTCTGCGGCAGTGATCATTGCCAGGGCAATACGGTCTTTTACGCTGCTTCCAGGATTCATGTACTCCAATTTCAGATAAACATCTGCACTATTATCATCAACTAAACGGTTTAGTTTCACAATTGGCGTCTGGCCAACAAGGTCTGCAATCGAATTTGCTACACGTACCATTTCCCCACTCCTCATTTCCGACTATTTTTATTGGTTTAATACAAATTTACCAATTCCCAATGGGAATGTCAATGAATTTGATTGCTATTTAAAAGAAAATTCATACTTTTGTCATTATATTTAAACTACCCACTTTTATACATGATACTCAATGTATACAGAAAAAAACACGGAAATCACTCCGTGCTTTTTATTTACTGCTCACCGTAAAACCACTCGACCTCTGCTTCTTTCCAAAAGGGCTTTGCAGAGACAGGAACATCCATCTGCTCAAGAGCGATCTGGCGGCGAATCATGCTCTTCACTTCTTTAAAGGAATAATTTTCTCCCTTTAAATGCTCATGGAGCATTACAACGGCATATCCATTTTCCGTTTTAATCGGCTTGGTCCACTTGCCGGGCTTAAGGGTTTTAACCTGTTCAAAGACTTCTGCCGGTATATGTTCATCATCTTCACTGACATACCCTGCATTCCCCCCAGGCTGGCGGTAAATTCATCGATCGACCGTTCCATCGCAAGCACAGAGAAGCTCGAGCCTTCATCCAGCTCCTTCAATGTCTGTTCCGCTTCTTCTTTTGTTTTAACGATAATCTGAGAGATGTGATAAGTGTCCGGAACTTGGAACTGACTGCTGTTTTGCTCATAGTAGCTTTTCATTTCTTCTTCAGAGACGGAGACATCGGCAGTCAGCAGTTCTTCAAGAATAAGGTTATTTTTGATTTGCCTGCGCCACTTGTCTTCGCTCATCTCATCGGTGAAATTGCCGCCGTACATGGTCTTGACCATTTTCAGTTCAAGATCTACAGCCTTTTCAGAGACCTTCACCCCGTATTTTTCCCCTGCTTCTTCAATGACCTTCTGATCAATTAATTCACTTAATGTGCTTTTTCCGTATTTTGTTTCCATCTCACTCATCCATTCCTGGCGAGTGATTTTATCTCCCCGACTTTTGCTACTGCTTCCCCGCTGCCATCGCCTTTAAATAGCAAAAAGGCCAATGTGATTAGGTTCAGCAGCACCAAACCGGCAATAATCATAAAAAGCTGTCTCTTTTCCAAGTGCTCCTCCCCTAAGAAAAGCGCAAGCGCCTTGCACATCACCCGACACCTCGAGGGGGCAGGCGCTGGAGCTAGACAATTCTCGAAGTTCAAAGATATGAATTTTAATAATACAATTAGCCCAAGAGCCGCGCTATCCGAACCTCAGCGGCCTTACTTTCAGGAGCCTAAAAGATGCAGGCAGACAGACGCTTTAGCAATTTCAATTATTACTTTACTTCGTTCTTTAATTCTTCGAGTTCTTCTTTAGTGTAGTGGTATTTCTCGTTGCAGAAATGGCAGGATGCTTCTGCCTGGCCATCTTCATCGATCATCTGCTGAATTTCCTCTTCACCCAGACTTATAATCGCATTGGCAAAACGCTCTTTTGAACATGTACAAGTAAAGGAGACAGGAAGCTTTTCAAGGAACTTCACATTGTCTTTGCCAAGGATTGTTTCCAGTAGCTCTTCAGGCGTTAATCCCTGCTGAATTAATTTGGATACAGGCGGAATTTCTTTCAGTCTGTTCTCAATTAATGTAATCGTCTCTTCATCAGTTCCCGGCATAAGCTGCAGAATGAATCCCCCAGCAGCAAGAATGGAATTGTCAGGATTAACAAGAACACCCACTCCGACGGAAGAAGGCACTTGTTCAGAAGTAACAAAGTAATATGTGAAATCATCTCCAAGTTCTCCAGAAATCAGCGGAACCTGTCCTGTGAAGTGCTCTCTCATTCCAATATCCTTCACGACAGTCAGCGTCCCTTCAGTGCCGACCGCGCGGCGCACGTCAAGCTTGCCCTGCTCATTAAGATCGAAGTGCGTCTGCGGGTTTGTTACATAGCCGCGCACCTCTCCCTTAGCATTGCTGTCTACAAGGATGGCGCCAATTGGGCCGCCGCCTTCGATTTTGATAGTCAGCTTGTTATCGCCCTTCAGCATGGCGCCCATCATGACGCCCGCCGTCATGGATCTTCCTAATGCGGCTGAAGCGGTTGGCCATGTATAATGCCTGCGCTGGCCCTCTCCAACTGTTTCGGTAGTGCGAGATGCATAGGCACGGACTTGTCCATCATATGCAAGTGCTTTTACTAAATAATCGCTCATTTTTTTCTCCTTTCTACGAAAAGCGGAAGCGCCTTGCCCACCCCCGACAAGCACAAGCCGAGCCTCGCCGAAAGACGTTCTTAGCCTTTGGGGAGGATTGGCTAGTGACCTAGAGGGGGTAGGCGCTGGAGCTAGACAATTTTCGAGTTCAAAAAGTTTACATTTACTTATCTTCCAGAAAACCGCTTATAATGTCAGCGGCTTTTTAAGCTACGTCCTATTTTTTTATGGTTTCCATATTTCGTTTATAAATAATCTGCAAACCCTTTAAAGTTAAAAATGGATCCACGACATCAATGATATCCGATTCCTGCGCAATTAAACCTGCGAGACCCCCAGTGGCAATGACAGTAGGTTTTTGC
This window of the Cytobacillus pseudoceanisediminis genome carries:
- a CDS encoding peptidyl-prolyl cis-trans isomerase — its product is METKYGKSTLSELIDQKVIEEAGEKYGVKVSEKAVDLELKMVKTMYGGNFTDEMSEDKWRRQIKNNLILEELLTADVSVSEEEMKSYYEQNSSQFQVPDTYHISQIIVKTKEEAEQTLKELDEGSSFSVLAMERSIDEFTASLGGMQGMSVKMMNIYRQKSLNRLKPLSPASGPSRLKRKMDMPL
- the pabA gene encoding aminodeoxychorismate/anthranilate synthase component II codes for the protein MIYMIDNYDSFTYNLVQYLGELGEELVVKRNDETSISEIGSLQPKFLMISPGPCSPNEAGISLKAIEAFAGKIPVFGVCLGHQSIAQVFGGDVVQAERLMHGKTSEIFHDGKTIFKGLPNPFPATRYHSLIVKKETLPACLEVSAWTAEGEIMAIRHKELPLEGVQFHPESIMTTAGKELLQNFIQHYKALLQTEGI
- a CDS encoding peptidylprolyl isomerase encodes the protein MPAEVFEQVKTLKPGKWTKPIKTENGYAVVMLHEHLKGENYSFKEVKSMIRRQIALEQMDVPVSAKPFWKEAEVEWFYGEQ
- the folP gene encoding dihydropteroate synthase; this encodes MSKTTIQCGPYTLDYGKKTIVMGILNATPDSFSDGGKYSHQDLAVKHALAMVENGADIIDVGGESTRPGFDPVPEDEELKRVLPVIEAISKEVDVPISIDTYKAEVARQAIGAGAHIINDVWGAKADPQMASVAAETEAPIILMHNRKDMEYTSFFRDVLNDLYESITLVKSAGVKDEKIILDPGIGFAKDLNYNLQMMRDLDKLVAVGYPVLLGTSKKRMIGTILDLPVEERTEGTGATVCYGIQKGCQMIRIHDVKEMSRMAKMMDALMGKGEYNG
- the cysK gene encoding cysteine synthase A — protein: MVRVANSIADLVGQTPIVKLNRLVDDNSADVYLKLEYMNPGSSVKDRIALAMITAAEKDGSLKPGDTIIEPTSGNTGIGLAMIAAAKGYKAVLVMPETMSMERRNLLRAYGADLVLTPGPEGMGGAIRKAQELAKENGYFVPQQFENPANPEIHRLTTGPEITEQMGDQLDAFISGIGTGGTITGAGQVLKEKYKNIKIYAVEPTDSPVLSGGKPGPHKIQGIGAGFVPDTLDTKIYDEVIQITNDEAFEYARRAAKEEGILGGISSGAAISAALKVAKELGKGKKVLAIIPSNGERYLSTPLYQFEAE
- the folK gene encoding 2-amino-4-hydroxy-6-hydroxymethyldihydropteridine diphosphokinase, which translates into the protein MKNTAFIALGSNIGSRFEHLKEAIELIDQLPDTQVVNTSSIYETDPVGYEDQEQFLNMAIQISTGLNPFKLLDACLDIELKLGRKREIHWGPRTIDLDILLYNHENIETEKLIVPHPRMHERAFVLVPLLEVDSSIRLPKMERPLISILEDIPDREGVRIWKQKNGEDVFALFES
- a CDS encoding helix-turn-helix domain-containing protein, whose translation is MEAEKWGRRIRAFRKLKGFTQEGFARELGVSVSILGEIERGNRMPAPALIEQIALALNITQEELAPRQEHE
- the pabC gene encoding aminodeoxychorismate lyase: MFIYMNGEVIRKEEARVSPFDHGFLYGMGLFETFRVYNGHPFLLDDHLERLNWSLEVLNINASYKREQVLGALEMLLERNGYKNAYIRMNVSAGNGEIGLQAAPYTNPNTILFCKPLSSRNTGAEKQAVLLKIPRNTPEGAERLKSHHYLNNILAKKEAGNDPGIEGLFLTKEGFLAEGVTSNLFWINGGHLFTPSLDTGILNGITRRFVMRLAEKLGMNVQEGMYRPEAIVGADEVFITNSIQEIVPICMFDGHPMPGLSGKKTRELQIHYEYHCEYLWSRNEL
- the hslO gene encoding Hsp33 family molecular chaperone HslO, producing MSDYLVKALAYDGQVRAYASRTTETVGEGQRRHYTWPTASAALGRSMTAGVMMGAMLKGDNKLTIKIEGGGPIGAILVDSNAKGEVRGYVTNPQTHFDLNEQGKLDVRRAVGTEGTLTVVKDIGMREHFTGQVPLISGELGDDFTYYFVTSEQVPSSVGVGVLVNPDNSILAAGGFILQLMPGTDEETITLIENRLKEIPPVSKLIQQGLTPEELLETILGKDNVKFLEKLPVSFTCTCSKERFANAIISLGEEEIQQMIDEDGQAEASCHFCNEKYHYTKEELEELKNEVK